The following proteins are co-located in the Clostridiales bacterium genome:
- a CDS encoding DMT family transporter, whose protein sequence is MLLSALLFSAMQVVINITGNRVPLMEQVFFRNIVSLILCFVIIRRHGLSLFGERKYQPLLFMRSSFGLLGLVSLFYAASNATQADVTILSKLSPFLITLFAFFFLKEQINKIQVPALLIAFGGAYLVANPAFHSDLFPLFMAILCAVFASVSYTLLAYFKDKVDALTVIMHFSTFCALVSLPFFIINYKPPSLTDFLLLVLMGIFGGFGQIALTYAYRLAPAAEVSIYNYSGILFSMLLGYLVLGETVSTNSLAGGALVILASLLTYRYSRQPSV, encoded by the coding sequence ATGCTGCTATCTGCCTTACTCTTTTCTGCGATGCAGGTGGTCATCAACATTACCGGAAATCGGGTTCCGCTGATGGAACAAGTATTCTTCCGTAATATCGTCAGTCTGATCCTTTGTTTTGTAATCATACGTAGACACGGTCTTTCATTATTTGGAGAAAGAAAATATCAGCCGCTTCTTTTCATGCGTTCCTCCTTCGGTCTTCTTGGTCTTGTTTCCCTATTCTACGCAGCATCGAATGCCACACAGGCAGATGTCACCATCCTAAGCAAGCTGTCTCCGTTTCTCATTACGTTATTTGCCTTTTTCTTTCTGAAGGAGCAAATTAATAAAATACAGGTACCGGCGCTGCTCATCGCTTTTGGAGGCGCTTATCTGGTTGCAAATCCCGCGTTTCATTCGGATCTTTTTCCGCTCTTTATGGCCATTCTTTGCGCTGTATTTGCCAGCGTTTCCTATACCCTGCTGGCTTACTTCAAGGATAAGGTCGATGCACTTACTGTTATTATGCACTTCTCCACCTTTTGCGCCCTAGTGTCCCTTCCCTTTTTTATCATAAATTATAAGCCTCCCAGCCTAACGGATTTTCTGCTTTTGGTTTTGATGGGCATCTTCGGAGGCTTTGGACAGATTGCCCTGACCTACGCCTACCGCCTGGCTCCCGCAGCGGAAGTCAGCATCTACAATTATTCGGGAATTTTATTTTCCATGCTGCTTGGTTATCTTGTGCTGGGCGAAACTGTCTCAACAAACTCGTTGGCAGGAGGAGCACTGGTGATCCTTGCATCTTTGCTGACTTATCGCTACTCCAGACAGCCGTCTGTGTGA
- a CDS encoding radical SAM protein translates to MKDHSELNRYMNQGIKDIILNTLKASLKNSQEIKFLLRFVAYASNARRIRMRHEAMGLHVPPFLIASIASDCNLFCKGCYARANQSCGSSVCSHPKMPEKALLTEEEWDRIFTEAADLGISFILLAGGEPLMKREVLEKASDHPQILFPVFTNGTLVNADWITFFDENRNLIPVFSLEGDEDETDLRRGHGVYQKVTEAMARFREQSALFGVSITVTSQNIRRVTEYEFVRTLQETGCGIVFFVEYVPVTEEAKSLAPGTADRALMDRRLSKLRTLPGCPNLLSFPGDEKYSGGCLAAGRGFFHINPFGGAEPCPFSPISDRNVRDYPLKEVLASGLFRSLEDSGMLAIEHEGGCALFGKDDEIMEMATSE, encoded by the coding sequence ATGAAGGACCACTCTGAATTAAATCGCTATATGAACCAAGGCATCAAAGATATCATTCTGAACACTTTAAAAGCTTCTTTGAAAAACTCACAGGAGATCAAATTTTTGCTGCGGTTTGTTGCTTATGCATCAAATGCCCGCCGAATCCGTATGAGGCATGAAGCAATGGGGTTGCACGTTCCGCCCTTCCTCATCGCCAGCATCGCTTCCGACTGTAATTTATTCTGCAAAGGCTGCTATGCAAGAGCAAATCAATCCTGCGGCAGCAGCGTGTGCTCCCATCCCAAAATGCCAGAAAAAGCTCTGCTCACCGAAGAGGAATGGGATAGAATCTTTACGGAGGCAGCCGATCTGGGAATCTCCTTTATCCTTCTGGCCGGCGGAGAACCGCTGATGAAAAGAGAAGTTCTTGAAAAAGCGTCAGACCATCCTCAGATCCTATTCCCCGTCTTTACGAACGGAACCCTAGTGAATGCCGACTGGATTACCTTCTTTGACGAAAATCGAAATCTAATTCCGGTCTTCAGTTTGGAAGGAGATGAGGATGAGACGGATCTTAGAAGGGGCCATGGTGTTTATCAGAAGGTAACAGAAGCGATGGCTCGTTTCAGAGAGCAGTCTGCCTTGTTTGGGGTCTCGATCACAGTTACAAGCCAGAATATCCGTCGAGTTACGGAATACGAATTTGTCCGCACCCTCCAGGAAACAGGCTGTGGCATCGTATTCTTCGTGGAATATGTCCCCGTCACAGAGGAAGCGAAATCACTTGCACCCGGTACTGCAGACAGAGCACTCATGGATCGCAGGCTCAGCAAGCTGCGTACCCTTCCCGGCTGTCCCAATCTGCTCTCTTTTCCCGGTGATGAAAAATACTCCGGCGGCTGTCTTGCTGCAGGCCGCGGTTTTTTCCATATTAACCCCTTTGGCGGCGCCGAGCCCTGCCCCTTTTCCCCCATTTCGGATCGCAATGTCAGAGATTATCCGCTCAAGGAGGTTTTGGCCTCGGGACTGTTCCGAAGTCTCGAAGACTCGGGAATGCTGGCTATAGAACACGAAGGTGGCTGTGCACTTTTCGGCAAGGATGACGAGATCATGGAAATGGCAACATCCGAATAG